Proteins encoded together in one Carya illinoinensis cultivar Pawnee chromosome 3, C.illinoinensisPawnee_v1, whole genome shotgun sequence window:
- the LOC122302674 gene encoding protein SIEVE ELEMENT OCCLUSION B-like encodes MTQTPANVQQLMRGDRLMLSSSDDNVMLEQIQGTHSPDGREVDVRSLLRIVEDIIKRTTPSINTIAALGIQPRTKALEDKTYQASFISIPEALALDQISCHLTCKCSGSGGAHANTISIMNMLGNYSWDAKLVLALSAFALNYGEFWLVAQNYTSNQLAKSMAILRQLLEILEHSNILKPNFDAINNLIKVMLDITRCIVEFRELTAKYKTTDIAALSMALEHIPIAVYWTTRSVVACASQIVGLTGLGHAHTVLTTEALELSTLSTLTHKIGNMHSNLATQLAMCNKHIDERKQIEAFQNLKNLFDMTHDDNMRILRELIYPRDDQQPLVHGATKRRVNIDVLRRKNVLLLISDLDMLQEEPTTLERIYKEVSQTPIKQESQYEVVWLPILDPDFPWTETRQKQFENLQATMPWYSVHHPSLIEQAVIKFIKVVWNFRKKPMLVVIDPQGRLANTNALHMLWIWGSMAFPFTSTWEDALWKKETWRLELLVNDIDPTILNWISEGRYICIYGGEDIEWIRKLTTTTRGMAQATGISLGMVYVGKSNPKERVRINTETISVEELGHYWKDMTSVMYFWVRIESMWQSKMQLGINVENDSIMQEIMTLLSFDGSEGGWALLSRGSAEIVRAKGSTFLNCLMQYDVWKEQAQLKGIVPAIRDHLTKLQTPHRCNRIVLPGTAGRTPERVVCSECGRTMEKFIMYQCCNE; translated from the exons ATGACACAAACACCAGCCAATGTGCAGCAACTGATGAGAGGTGACCGACTCATGTTGTCATCCTCCGATGACAATGTGATGTTGGAGCAGATTCAGGGAACCCATTCTCCTGATGGGCGTGAGGTTGATGTCAGATCTCTTCTTCGTATTGTTGAGGACATAATCAAACGTACCACGCCAAGCATTAATACCATTGCTGCCCTG GGTATTCAACCACGTACAAAAGCTTTAGAGGACAAGACCTATCAAGCGAGCTTCATCAGCATTCCAGAAGCTTTGGCCCTGGATCAAATTTCCTGCCAT TTAACCTGCAAATGTTCGGGTAGCGGGGGTGCACATGCAAATACAATCTCAATAATGAATATGCTAGGTAATTATTCATGGGATGCAAAGTTGGTGCTAGCCTTATCAGCTTTTGCATTGAACTATGGTGAATTCTGGCTAGTTGCTCAGAACTACACCTCAAACCAACTTGCCAAATCAATGGCAATCCTTAGACAACTACTTGAGATCTTGGAGCATTCTAACATCCTAAAACCCAACTTTGATGCAATAAATAACCTTATCAAAGTGATGCTGGACATTACAAGATGCATTGTGGAGTTTAGGGAGCTAACAGCTAAGTACAAGACAACTGATATTGCTGCACTGTCCATGGCCTTGGAACATATACCAATTGCTGTCTACTGGACCACCAGAAGTGTCGTGGCTTGTGCATCCCAGATTGTTGGCCTTACGGGATTGGGACATGC GCACACAGTTTTAACTACAGAGGCTTTGGAGCTATCGACCCTATCAACCCTGACTCATAAGATCGGCAACATGCATAGTAACCTAGCAACTCAATTGGCTATGTGCAACAAGCATATAG ATGAAAGAAAGCAAATTGAAGCTTTTCAGAACCTAAAAAATTTGTTCGACATGACCCATGATGACAACATGAGGATTCTCAGGGAATTGATTTATCCAAGGGATGACCAACAACCACTTGTTCATGGAGCCACCAAAAGAAGG GTTAACATTGATGTTCTAAGGCGAAAAAATGTTTTACTGCTCATATCAGACCTTGACATGTTGCAAGAAGAACCTACTACTCTTGAACGGATATACAAGGAGGTTTCACAAACTCCAATAAAGCAGGAGAGTCAATACGAAGTTGTGTGGCTCCCGATTTTAGACCCAGATTTCCCTTGGACTGAGACTAGGCAAAAGCAATTTGAGAATCTGCAAGCAACAATGCCATGGTACAGCGTGCACCATCCTTCCTTGATCGAGCAAGCAGTGATCAAGTTCATAAAGGTGGTCTGGAATTTCAGGAAGAAGCCAATGCTTGTGGTGATAGACCCACAGGGACGACTTGCAAATACAAATGCGCTCCACATGTTGTGGATTTGGGGGAGTATGGCCTTCCCTTTCACTAGCACTTGGGAGGATGCTCTATGGAAGAAAGAGACTTGGAGACTTGAATTATTGGTGAATGACATTGATCCAACAATTTTGAACTGG ATATCAGAAGGAAGATACATATGTATCTATGGTGGAGAAGATATAGAATGGATCCGAAAGCTTACGACAACCACACGTGGCATGGCACAAGCTACTGGCATTTCATTGGGGATGGTTTATGTTGGAAAGAGTAACCCCAAAGAGCGTGTGAGAATAAACACTGAAACCATCAGTGTAGAAGAACTCGGTCACTACTGGAAGGACATGACTTCTGTTATGTATTTCTGGGTTAGGATAGAAAGCATGTGGCAATCTAAGATGCAACTAGGAATAAATGTAGAGAACGATAGTATAATGCAAGAGATTATGACATTGCTTAGCTTTGATGGCAGTGAGGGTGGATGGGCCTTGCTCAGCAGAGGATCGGCTGAGATTGTTAGAGCAAAGGGGAGCACATTTTTAAATTGCTTAATGCAGTATGATGTGTGGAAAGAGCAAGCACAACTAAAGGGTATTGTGCCAGCAATTAGAGACCACCTTACGAAGCTTCAAACGCCACATCGCTGCAACCGCATCGTGCTACCAGGTACTGCTGGGAGGACACCGGAAAGAGTGGTATGTTCAGAGTGTGGACGTACGATGGAGAAGTTTATCATGTATCAATGTTGCAACGAATAA
- the LOC122302673 gene encoding protein SIEVE ELEMENT OCCLUSION B-like, with amino-acid sequence MESKVPTGSSQQSNVASSAQQPTRASNPLQVPFQQPTQQLGSYPQPNPQLGSLQQPTQQQGSYQQPNPQLGSLQQPTQLGSVQQPTQLGALQQPRLTGNVLQGSLQQPSQLSSFLPASKLGSFQPTQQPGSLLQQGLASKFAPSSMQQLIKGDRSMITLSDDSFMVKQILETHNPDGREIDVRPLLYIVEDILNRATMPTMPTTGTQAQIENMEDKTHQANFLVMLDALSYTIDRIASEIAYKAFSGSEAHQTTLSIFNMVSPFAWDAKLVLAVAAFALNYGEFWLLAQIYSTNNLAKSMALLKQVPSLVEHAGILKPRLDALNDLIQAIVEVSRCVVEFKELPSMYITQDVPALSSAWAHVPTAVYWTIRSVVACAAQISSFTSLGYEFATSGTESWELSTLAHKLKTIRDHLRKQLEICYQYIEEKRDIEDFQTLVSLFEMMHIDNIKPLKALIYPKDDLQPLVDGSSKKRVNIEVLRRKNVLLLISTLDISQDELAVLEQIYNESRLHPTRLDIQYEVVWIPIVDRSVQWTDPLQKKFEELQSSMPWYTVYHPSLIGKAVMRFIREKWHFRNKPILVVLDPQGRVVSPNAIHMMWIWGSNAFPFTSLREEALWRDETWRLELLVDGIDQTTLNWVKDGKYIFLYGGDDIEWIRKFTNAARAVSVAAHIPIEMVYVGKGSKREKVRRAIATITVEKLSTCWQDLTMIWFFWTRLESMLFSKIQLGKADDIDPMMQEIKKLLTYDREGGWAVLSKGSSVVVNGHGNTMLPTLLEYDSWKQNVSLHGFDLAFKNHHDMLRSISHPCSRFEFSHVAGRIPESMKCPECHRNMEKHTTFLCCHDEGILSRLQ; translated from the exons ATGGAGAGCAAGGTGCCAACTGGTTCTTCGCAGCAATCCAACGTTGCTAGTTCTGCACAGCAACCCACTCGAGCTAGCAATCCCTTGCAGGTTCCGTTTCAGCAACCCACCCAGCAGCTGGGTTCATATCCGCAACCCAACCCACAACTGGGTTCTTTGCAGCAACCCACCCAGCAGCAGGGCTCATATCAGCAACCCAACCCACAATTGGGTTCTTTGCAGCAACCCACCCAGCTTGGTTCTGTGCAGCAACCCACACAACTTGGTGCTTTACAGCAACCCCGGCTGACCGGCAATGTTTTACAAGGTTCATTGCAACAACCAAGCCAATTGAGTAGTTTCCTGCCCGCCAGCAAGCTGGGTTCTTTCCAGCCCACCCAACAACCGGGTTCTTTGCTGCAACAAGGCCTGGCCAGCAAGTTCGCACCTAGTTCCATGCAGCAACTGATCAAAGGTGATCGAAGCATGATAACATTGTCCGATGACAGTTTCATGGTGAAGCAAATTTTGGAAACCCATAATCCCGATGGACGAGAAATTGATGTCAGACCCCTTCTTTATATTGTTGAGGACATTCTTAATCGTGCCACTATGCCTACTATGCCTACTACG GGTACGCAAGCACAAATTGAAAACATGGAGGACAAGACCCACCAAGCCAATTTCCTTGTCATGCTTGATGCTCTGTCTTATACAATTGATCGAATTGCTTCCGAG ATAGCTTATAAGGCTTTCAGTGGCAGCGAAGCACACCAAACGACACTCTCAATCTTTAACATGGTATCTCCCTTTGCATGGGATGCTAAGCTAGTGCTGGCCGTAGCGGCTTTTGCTTTGAACTATGGAGAATTCTGGCTCCTTGCCCAGATTTACTCAACAAACAACCTTGCCAAATCAATGGCGCTCCTGAAGCAGGTACCTAGCCTCGTTGAGCATGCAGGCATACTAAAACCCCGATTGGATGCACTTAATGATCTAATTCAGGCGATAGTGGAAGTGAGCCGTTGTGTGGTTGAGTTTAAAGAACTACCATCCATGTATATCACCCAAGATGTACCTGCATTATCCTCAGCCTGGGCACATGTTCCAACAGCTGTCTACTGGACCATAAGGAGTGTTGTGGCTTGCGCAGCTCAAATTAGTAGCTTCACTAGCTTGGGTTACGA GTTTGCGACATCCGGCACAGAATCATGGGAGCTATCCACCCTAGCTCACAAGCTCAAAACCATACGAGACCATCTCAGGAAGCAGCTGGAAATATGCTACCAATACATAG AGGAGAAAAGGGATATTGAAGATTTTCAAACGCTTGTCAGTCTTTTTGAGATGATGCACATTGACAACATAAAGCCTTTGAAGGCGTTGATTTACCCTAAGGATGATCTGCAGCCTCTTGTAGATGGTTCCTCCAAGAAAAGG GTTAACATAGAGGTTCTTAGGAGGAAGAATGTGCTGTTGCTCATTTCGACCCTTGACATCTCCCAAGATGAGCTCGCGGTTCTCGAACAAATTTACAATGAGTCCAGGCTCCACCCAACGAGGCTAGACATTCAGTATGAGGTTGTGTGGATCCCGATTGTGGATCGTTCTGTCCAGTGGACTGATCCCTTGCAAAAAAAGTTTGAGGAGCTACAGTCTAGCATGCCATGGTACACGGTATACCACCCTTCCCTGATAGGGAAGGCGGTGATGAGGTTCATCAGGGAAAAGTGGCACTTCAGGAATAAGCCAATCCTTGTGGTGCTAGACCCTCAAGGAAGAGTGGTGTCTCCTAATGCAATCCACATGATGTGGATTTGGGGAAGTAATGCCTTTCCTTTCACTAGCTTGAGAGAAGAAGCTCTCTGGAGGGATGAGACTTGGAGGCTTGAGCTGTTAGTGGATGGCATTGACCAAACAACGCTGAACTGG GTTAAAGAtggaaaatacattttcttgtATGGAGGGGATGACATTGAATGGATTCGAAAATTTACAAACGCAGCACGCGCTGTTTCGGTGGCAGCACACATACCCATAGAGATGGTCTACGTTGGAAAAGGTAGCAAAAGGGAAAAAGTCCGGCGAGCAATAGCTACCATCACAGTAGAGAAGCTGAGTACCTGCTGGCAAGACCTAACCATGATATGGTTCTTCTGGACCCGCCTTGAAAGCATGTTGTTCTCCAAGATTCAACTAGGCAAGGCTGACGACATCGATCCCATGATGCAAGAGATCAAGAAGCTGCTTACCTACGACAGAGAAGGCGGTTGGGCTGTGCTCAGCAAAGGGTCTAGCGTGGTGGTAAATGGGCATGGGAACACAATGCTGCCCACTTTGTTGGAGTATGATTCATGGAAGCAGAATGTTTCCCTGCATGGCTTTGATTTGGCTTTCAAGAACCACCATGACATGCTTCGTAGTATTTCTCACCCCTGCTCTCGCTTTGAGTTCTCGCATGTTGC